Part of the Salinigranum rubrum genome is shown below.
GAGCTTCCTCCTCCGGACGGTCGAACGCGGTGAGCGCGTCGAACGGGCGATGCGTGCCCGCGGCGGTGCCCGTCCGGCGTCGCCGTATCGTCGGCCACGCCCGCTCGGCGTCCGTGACGGCGTCTTCGCCACGGTCGTTCTCGGCGCGCTCGCGCTGGTGGTCCTGGCGTGACTACGCCCGTCCTCCGTGCCCGCGACCTCCACTACGCGTATCCGGACGGGACTGTCGCGCTCTCCGGGATCGACCTCGACGTCGCGGCGGGCGAGCGTGTCGCCGTCACCGGGCCGAACGGTTCCGGCAAGAGCACGCTCCTCCAGGTCCTCGGCGGGCTCGTCGAGCCTTCTGGAGGCCACGTCGAGTACTTCGGCGAGACGACGACCGCCGAGACGGTCCGCGAGCGTCTCGGGGTGGTCCTGCAGGACCCCGACGACTCCCTGTTCAACACGACGGTCCGAGCCGACATCGAGTACGGCCCCGCACAGCTGGGCGTCCCACGCGAGGAGGCGGATCGGCGTGTGCGCGTCCTGGCCGATGCGCTCGACCTCGACGGCCTCCTCGACAAGCCGCCGCACCGTCTGAGCGGCGGCGAGAAGAAACGAGCGGCGCTCGCGTGCGTCCTCTCGTTCGAACCGTGCGTGCTCCTCCTCGACGAGCCGACGAGCGCCGTCGACGCCCCGCGGACAGCCGACGTCCTCGACATCCTCGACCGCCGCCACCGAGCGGGGACGACTCTCGTGACCGTCACGCCCGACGTCGAACTCATCCCGAGAGTGGCCGACCGGGTCGTCGTCGTGGGTCCCGCGGGCGAACTCGTCGCGGACGGCCCGGTCGCGGACGTCCTCACGGACCCCGAGACGCTGGCGACCGCGGGATTAGAGCCGCCCGCCACTGTCCGTCTCTTCGACCGGCTCGGCTGGGACGACCCGCCGGTCGACGTGGACGACGCCCTCGACCGGCTCGAAGCGAAGGGTCTCGCGCGCCGGTGACGCCGGCCTCACCCGGAGTACTCGGCGGCCGCCGCGACCGCCTCGGCTCCCAACTCGCGGACGTCGTTGTCGACGTCCGCCGCACGAAGTTCTCTGGTCGTGTACCAGTCCCACGCGCTCGCCGGTTCCTCGTCGTCGTCGGGGGTCAGCGCCCGGGAGTCGACCGTCGCGAAGAACACGTGGTCGATGTGCTGGTGGCCGACCTGGTCGCCGTAGCGGTTGACGTCGGCGAGCATCAGGTGGCGCGGCCGGGGAATGGCCCGCGACGTCTCGGAGGCGACTTCGGCGTGGTCGGTCAGGAGAGTGGGTTCGAGCCCCGTTTCCTCGCGCGCCTCGCGGAGGGCGGCCTCGTGAGGGAGTTCGTCGCGGTCGATGTGGCCGCCGGGCGGCAGGCGGATGTCGAGTCGGGGGTGCTCGTGGAGGGCTGTCGCGCCGTCGTGGACGAGATAGACCGTCGCGGTGAAGTGCCGTGTCGTCTCCATGTCCGAGGGTCCGCCCGGGCGGGTTTGGGCGTTTCCGTTCCTACTCGTTGCGGAGACCGACCGCGATGACGAGCGCGAGCGCCGTCGTCACGACGCCGATGCCGATGGTGTTGTTGAACGCCGCGCCGTCGACGGGGTAGACGAACGGCGAGGCCAGCGTCCACAGGCCGACGAGGACGAGGAGCCACGCGGCGTATTCGGGGATCGGGTCGGTGTCGGATTCGGTGCTCATACGCACAGGATTGGATAGCAGATGCAAAACAATTCGGATCAGAGAAAATTTCATTATCGAGACTATTAACATCACCCTATGAGCGTCGCTGGTGTCGATGGTTGCTATGACGGGTGGGTCGCGATAGTACTCGAGGGAACGGACGCCACTACTGTCGTCGAAGAGTCGTTCAGTGCGGTCTGGGACGAGTGTAACACGTGTGACTCGGTGCTGGTCGACGTTCCTGTCGGTCTCGTTTCGGGCAGCAAGTCAAGCGAGTACATACGCGCCTGTGATACCGCTGCCCGGAAACGGATCGCTTCCCCATCGAGCGTCTTTCAGGTTCCCATCCGAGAAGCGGTCGATGCGTGGAAACATGCCGAAGACGCCCGAAAACGTGACGCTGCGCGAGAGGCACAGCGGGAGGTGACGGGTCGTGGACTCACGAGCCAGGCGCTTTCGCTACTGGACAAGATCGCCGAGGTCGACACGTTCGTCGGTGAGTGTTCTGATGTGGACGACGTCTCGAACAGACTCGCTGAGAGTCACCCGGAGCTTTGTTTCACCGCGCTGAACGGCGGCAGACCGCTCTCTCGTTCGAAGGCAACCCGACACTCGGATGCAGGACTCGCCGACCGGTACGATGTTCTCGACGACGAGTTCGAAGGTGACACGGCGACCACGCTGTGGGAAGCGCTCTGTCAGTGCCGGAACGTTGAGGCCGAGTCCGACGAGCACACCCCTGAAGTGACGTTCGACGACGTCCTTGACGCATTCGTGCTCGCGCTCACTGCTCGCCAGGACACTGCAACACTCCCGCCCTCGCCCGAGTCAGACTGTGAGATAGAGTGGCCGATGGCTATGGCGTATGCTCCGCCGGGTGTCTTTGACGACGGAGACAAAACCAAGCTCGACGCGGTCTAGGGCACCTGGACCTGCTCTTCGGCTTCGAGCAGTTCGTGGTACCGGTTTCGGATCGTCACTTCGGAGATGTTCGCGACCTCGCTCACTTCCGACTGGGTGACCTTCTCGTTGGTGAGGAGGGAGGCGGCGTACACCGCGGCCGCGGCCAGCCCCACGGGGGACTTGCCCGAGTGGATGCCCGCCTCCTTGGCGTTCTGCAGGAGCTGACGGGCGCGCCGCTCGGACTCGTCGGAGAGGTCGAGATCCGAGGCGAACCGGGGGACGTACTGCTCGGGGTCCGCGGGCTTGATTTCGAGTTTGAGTTCGCGGACGACGTACCGGTACGTCCGGGCGATTTCGTCCTTCTCGACGCGGGAGACGGCGGTAATCTCGTCGAGCGAGCGGGGCGTTCCGGCCTGGCGGGCGGCGGCGTACAGCGACGCGGTGGCGACACCCTCGATGCTCCTCCCTGGAAGGAGGTCGTCCTGGAGCGCGCGGCGGTAGATGACCGACGCGGTCTCGCGGACGCTGTCGGGAAGCCCCAGCGCCGATGCCATGCGGTCGATCTCGCCGAGCGCCTGCTTGAGGTTTCGCTCCTTCGAGTCGCGGGTGCGGAAGCGCTCGTTCCAGGTGCGGAGGCGCTGCATCTTCTCGCGCTGGCGCGACGAGAGCGAGTTACCGTACGCGTCCTTGTTCTGCCAGCCGATGTTCGTCGAGAGCCCCTTGTCGTGCATCATGTTCGTCGTCGGGGCGCCGACTCGCGATTTCTGGTCCTTCTCGTTGGCGTCGAACGCACGCCACTCGGGACCGTGGTCGATCTCGTCCTCCTCGACGACGAGACCGCAGTGTTCACACACCGTCTCGCCGTGTTCGGTGTCGGTCGCGAGGGGACCGCCGCACTCGGGACACTCGACGGACTCGTCTGCCGTCGCGGATTCGTCTTCGGTCTCTTCGGCCTCGCCTGTGCGCGCGCGTGCGCGGGCCTGCTCCGGGTCGTAGCTTCGGACGGATTCAGTCATTGGTTGGGGTGGGGGAGAAGTGACTGCGGGGCAGTCTTTGTCGATATATTGATACGGGATTGAGATACTTAAATCTGCCTAATTAGTCTCTCGTGCAAAAAGATGAAAAATAACACACAGTGCGGTTTAGACGGCGCACGAGCGACACGATTCGCACACGGTGTTCGATTACGCTTGGTGAACGCGTTCGACAACATGAATGTTGTGCTACGGGGGACTCACTCGAAACTGACCGGTGTCGCCGAGTGACACCCGTACACACGCACACGCTTTTGCCGGTCCGTGTGAATCCTCCGGCATGTCGACCCAGTGGGAGGTTCTCCTCCCGGCACACATCGACCCGTCGGGGCCGGCGTCGATCGACGACTTCGCTCGGTGTACCGGGATGGACGAGTACGCGGACGTCGCCGACGCGCTCGGAGACATCGGGCGGTACGACGCAGTCATCGTCAGAACGACTGAACTCGACGCGGACGTCGTCGAGCGGGCACGTCGGTTGCAGGTCATCTCGAAACACGGCGCGGGCCTCGACAACGTCGACGTCGACGCGGCGTCACGTCGCGGCATCGTCGTCTGTAACACTCCCGGTGCCAACGCGCGCTCCGTCGCCGAACACGCGATGGCGCTCCTGTTCGGCGTCCGCCGGAACCTCCGGACGGCGGACCGACACGTCCGCAGCGGAGCGTGGAACCGCTCGACGTTCGCGGGTCACGAACTGACTGGCGACGTGCTCGGTCTGTTCGGCTTCGGTGCTATCGCCCGCGAAGTCGCCGACCTCGCGCGGGGGATGGGCCAGCGCGTCTGCACCTACGACCCCTACGTCGCGGACGAGGACGTCCCCGCGGGAGTCGAACGCGTCGCGGACCGCCTCGCGCTCTTCGAGCGTGCCGATGCGGTGAGCGTTCACGCGCCGCTCACCTCCGAGACCCGGGGCGTCGTCTCGGACGAGGAGTTGCACGCGCTCGGCCCCGATGGCCTCCTCGTCAACACGGCACGAGGGGAGGTCGTCGACGAGGCGGCCCTCGTCGAAGCCCTCTCCGGGGGCCGACTCGGCGGTGCCGGCCTCGACACGTTCGCCGAGGAACCGCCGGGCGAGGGACACCCCCTCTACGCACGCGACGACGTCCTCCTGACGCCACACGTCGGCGGGGTGACCGCGGAGGCGCTGGAACGGATGAGCCGGCAGGCGGCCGCGAACGTCCGCACCGTCTACGAAGGGGGACTCCCCGAGTCGACGGTGAACCGAGAGGCACTCGAGGAGGCGGGCCGATGAGGACCGAAAACGGCATCCGGCGGGCGTTAGAGGACGGCCAGACCCTGTTCGGAGCGAGCGCAGACACGTTCTCGCCGACGGTCGTCGAGACGCTCGGCGACATCGGCCTCGACTTCGTCTGGCTGGACTTCGAACACGGCGGGCCGAGTCCGTACGACAGCACCGCCTTCGAGGCACTCACCCGTGCGGCCGAGGCGGGAGACATCGAACTCCTCGTCCGACTTCCCGCACCGGAGCCACCTCTCATTCGGAAGGTGCTCGATGCGGGCGTCCGAACGATTCTCCTCCCGCGAATCGAGACGGCCGCGGAACTCCGCCGGGGGGTGAAGGCGGCGTACTTCTCGTACGACGGCGACCTCGGCGACCGGGGGGTCGGCATCGGCCGGACGGGGCGGTGGGCGGGTTACACCGACAGCTACGTCGGCGGCGAGGACGACGAGGTGCTCGTGGGGACGATGGTCGAGAACGAACGCGCCGTCGACAACATCGAGGAACTGCTCGCCGTTCCCCGACTGGGCTTCGCCTTCGTCGGTCCGGCGGACCTCGCGATGTCGATGTCGGGCGGCGACCCGTTAGAGAAGAGCACCGAGGCCGTTCGGACCGCCATCGACCGCACGCGCGACGCCTGCCTCGACGCGGGCGTTCCGGTCGGGCGAATCAGAAACGACGTGAGCGCGGCGCAGGCGGCGCGTGAGGAGGGGTATCAGCTCGTCCGCATCGGCGGCGACGTCGAGTCGATGCGGACCACGCTGGGACGCGGCTCTCGGAACTCGGTCGCTGACGCCCCTCTGGTGGCTAGTCTCTGCGCCGACGGTCCTCTGGGGCCGGTTTTCGCGGTGACGGCTCCCGGCACGGTCGGGCATCGAAACCCTTACTCCCCGGCCACGGTTTCGGTCATCCATGAGCGATTCGCCCGTCGACAGCGAGGAGGTGCGTCACGTCGCGGAGTTGGCGCGCGTCGACCTGGCCGACGAGGAGGTCGAGGAGTTCGCCGCGCAGTTCGCCGACATCCTCGCGTACTTCGACGCGCTGGACGAGGTGCCCGAAATCGAGGCCGACGAGGACCTCGTGAACGTGATGCGTCCCGACGAGGTCCGCGAGGGCCTCTCCCAGGAGGAGGCGCTCTCGAACGCCACGGAGACCGAAGCGGGCTACTTCAAGGGACCGCGGGTGTCGTAGATGGCCTCGCTGAACGCCTTCATCACCGAGGAGCGCATCGAGAGCGACGCCGACGGCCCCCTCGCGGGGAAGACGGTCGCCGTCAAGGACAACATCTCCACCGAGGGCGTGCGAACGACCTGCGGGTCGGCGATGCTCGACGACTACGTCGCGCCGTACGACGCGACGGTCGTCTCCCGACTGAAGGACGCCGGCGCGACCATCGTCGGCAAGTCGAACATGGACGAGTTCGGGATGGGAACCACCACGGAGACGTCGGCGTTCGGCCCGACTCGGAACCCGGTCGACACCGACCGCGTTCCGGGAGGCTCCTCCGGCGGGTCGGCCGCGGCCGTCACGGCGGGCGAGGCTGACCTCGCGCTCGGGTCCGACACCGGTGGCTCGATTCGCTGCCCCGCCGCGTTCTGCGGCGTCGTCGGCATCAAGCCGACGTACGGTCTCGTCTCCCGGTACGGCCTCGTCGCCTACGCCAACTCGCTCGAACAGATCGGTCCCATCGCTCCCTCCGTCTCCGAGGCGGCGTCGCTGCTCGACGTCATCTCGGGGGAGGACGCGAACGACTCCACCACCGTCGCCGAGGGCGACGACTCCGACTACGCCGCGGCCGCCGGCGGCGACGTCGACGGCCTCACGCTCGGCGTCCCGACCGAACTCATCGAGGGAGCCGACGAGGGCGTCGTCGAGACGTTCTGGGACTCGATTTCCGAGTTAGAGGCGCAGGGGGCCACCTACGAGGAGGTCTCGCTCGAATCCATCGAGCACGCGCTGGCGGCGTACTACGTCATCGCCACGTCCGAGGCGTCCTCGAACCTCGCGCGGTTCGACGGCGTCCGTTACGGCCTCTCCGGTGGAGAGGGCAACTGGAACGAGTCGTTCGCGCGAGCCAGGGAGGAGGGCTTCGGCGCCGAGGTCAAGCGGCGCATCCTCCTCGGGACGTACGCGCTGTCGGCGGGCTACCACGACAAGTACTACAAGAAGGCACAGGACGCCCGCGCCTGGGTGCGTCGGGACTTCGAAGGGGTGTTCGACGACGTGGACCTCGTGGCGTCGCCGACGATGCCCGTCCTCCCCCCCGAACTCGGCGAGAGCCTCGACGACCCCCTCCAACTCTACCTGATGGACGCGAACACCGTTCCCGTGAACCTCGCGAACCTCCCCGCCATCTCGGTGCCGGCGGGCGAGGCCGACGGGCTTCCGGTCGGTCTGCAACTCGTAGCGCCGAAGTTCGACGAGTCGACGATGATTCGGGCGGCCAGCGCCGTCGAGTGACGCGCCTCGGCTCTCTCCGTCTCGGCCGCCCGCGGACGCTCCCTGTCTTCGCTGTCGGCTCACCCGCGGTCCGGCCGGACCGCACGCCCGTGGACGCTCTCGGGGTCGAGTCGCCAGCCGCGAAGCCCCTCGACGAGGTCGACGTTCGCGAACTGCGTGGAGGACCACGGGTTCGCGTTGAGCAGCGACCGCAGCGTCTCCCAGTCGTCGTCCGGTAAGTCGACGGCCGTCAGGGGACCGGTCACGGCCACGGACCGCCAGTCGAACCGCGCTCGCACGTCCGTTACGAGGAGGCGCGCTGTCGCCCCATCCGTGACGAACGCGGATTTGCGGCTCTCCTCGCCCGTCCGGAGGAACCCGAAGTAGACGGCGTCGCCGTCGTACCCGAACGAGATGGGGAGGCTGTACGGTTCGTCGTCGGCCGCGAGCGAGAGGACGCCCCACCCCTTCGAATCGAGCAGGTCGTCGACCGCCGACTCGCCCATCGGCGTTCCCGTCCACGGCCCGTGCGGATCGCTGGGCATGTTGTCGTGTACGACGCTCCCACACGTCAATTCAGCGACTCGTCTCAGGAGGTGGGAACGACCGTCGGGCTATACGCTTCCGACTGGGACGGCCGTGCGTCGAATCGGCCACCGCGCCGTGGCGGGCAACACGCCTATCCGTCCCTCGGCCGAAGGTGGCTCGATGCGTGCCGCTGCCTTCACCGACCTGACCGGACCGAGCGGCGTCGAACTCGTCGAGCGTCCCGACCCCGAACCCGGACGAGGGGAGGCCGTCGTCGACGTCGACGCCTGCGCGATCAACCGTCACGACCTCTGGATACTCGAAGGCGACTCCGCGATGGTCGACGCCTCACGGCTCCCGTTCGTCAGCGGCCTCGACGTGGCCGGCGTCGTCCGCTCCGTCGGCGACGGTGCGGGCGTCGACGTGGAACCCGGCGACCGGGTCGTCCTCTGTCCGAACGAGACCTGCGGGACCTGTCGCTTCTGTCGGGAGGGTCCGGAGAACCGCTGTGCGGAGTTCTCGCTGTACCACGGCGGCCTCGCCGAGCAGGCGCTCGTCTCTGCCGACCGCCTCCTCGCGCTCCCCGACTCGGTCGACGCGACAACCGCGGCCGCCCTCCCCACCGCGTACATGACGGCGTACCACATGCTCCGACGGGCCAACCTCGGTCCCGGCGACCTCCTGTTCGTCCCGGGCGCGACAGGCGGCGTCGGCGTCGCGACGGTCCAACTCGCGGCTCTCTCGGGAGTTCGGACCGTCGGCACCTCCTCGTCGGCGACGAAACTCGACCAGGTCGAATCGCTGGGACTCGACCACGCCGTCGAGTCGACCGACCCCGACGAGATCCGCCCGGCCGTCGAGGACGTCGGTGCGCCCGACGCCGTCGTCAACCACCTCGGCGGCCCCTACACCCGACTCGGCCTCGACGTCATGCGCCGCGGCGGGCGGATGCTCGTCTGCGGTCGCACCGCCGGCGGCGTGTCGGAGTTCGACGTCCCGGACCTGTTCCTCGGACACAAGCGCGTCGAGGGGAGCACGATGGGCACGCAGGGAGACCTCCAGCGACTGGTCGACCTCGTCGCGGCCGGCGACCTCGACCCGGCCGTCGAGGCGACGTACCCGCTCGCCGAGACGGGCGCGGCGTTCGCGGCGATGAAAGAGCGCGAGAGCGTCGGCAAACTCGTCGTCACGACCGACTGAGGACTTATGCCCCCGGACGATGAAGGACGCCCGTGACGCAGACGGTGTCGCTCCGGGCGGTCGACGCAGACGCCTCCGACTCCCTCGACTACGTCGAGCGCCTCCTGGCGCGGAACGACCTCCCCACGGCGGACGTTCGCGCGAACCCCGGCTACTTCTTCGTCGCGTTCGAAGGGGAGCAGAAGGTCGGTGTCGGCGGTATCGAACGATTCCCGCCCGACGGGCTCCTCCGGTCGGTCGTCGTCGAGGAGTCGATGCGAGGCCGCGGCGCGGGTGCCGCCCTCTGTGACCGATTGGAACACGAGGCGGCGAGCGACGGAGTCGACACGCTCTACCTGCTGACGACGACGGCGGCCGACTTCTTCGCCGCCCGCGGCTACGAGCGGGTCGACCGTGCGGACGCGCCCGCGTCGATTCGGGGGACGAGCCAGTTCGAGTCGCTGTGTCCCGATACCGCCACGGTCATGCGGAAACGGCTGTCGCCGTAGCGCGCCGCTGCGGCCGGGGTCCCGGGTCGAGCGACCGTTGCCCTCACCCGACGGCCGACACGTACGGGACCGCCGTTCGGACCAGCACGAGCGCGCGAACGGGCTGATCGCCGTCGATGAGTTCGTAGGCTCGCGTTGCGGTGTCGGCGCTGATCTGTCCCGACCGGCGGAACGCGTCGACGAGGGCACGAGCCTCGCGGTGGTTCCAGGTGTTCATACCGGTGAATGCCGACGCGACAGCGTCAACACCACGCCTCGTTCTCCGTCCCCGAGAATCGGCGCCGACGGACCGCACCACCGGCACGACCCTGAGAGAACGACGGGACAGCCCCACACTGCGTCCGGGGACGGCGAACCGAACGCGCCCGTCAGCCCCGCATCAGGTTCATCACCTCGTCGGCGACGTCGGACTCGACGGCGACGACGTAGCGGTGGCCCACTTCGAGCACCGTATCGGGCCCTCCCAGTCGGTTGCCCTGGTAGTCGACGATGATGAGCGTTCCCCGGGGGAGGCGGACCTCGTCGAGGCGCTTGCCGGCCACGGGCGCGGCCTCCGTGATTTCGATTTCGACGATTTCGACGTCGCCGGCGACGTCCTCTATCGTCCGGACGCCCCCGCCGGCGATTTCGTTCGTCGCCGCGCGCGCGCCGAGCCGTTCGGGGAAGACGAGGCCGTCGACGTACTCCTCGTACAGTTCGTCCGGGGTGGCGGTGACGCGCATCACGGTCCGCACCTCGGGCGCCATGCGCTGGGCGGCCATGCAGACGGCGAAGTTGGTCGTCTCGTCGTCGGTGAGCGCCGCGACGACGTCGCTCCTCCTCGGCTGGGCCTGCCGAAGCGTCTCCGGTCGGGCGGCGTCGCCCTCGATGACCGTCGCGAGGTACGCGTCGGTCAGTTCGCGACAGCGCTCCGCGTCGGCTTCGACGATGACCACGTCGTGTCCGCGGTCGGTGAGGAGTTCCGCCGTTCGGACGCCCATCTCGCCGCCGCCGGCGAGGATGACCCGGAGGTCCTGTACGTCGGTGTCGGTGTCGGTGTCGGGAGTCGAGTTCATGGTACGGATGGGTTCAGTCGTCGCCCTCCTCGGCGGAGGCGATGGGTTCGGGTGCCTGTATCTCGGCCGCCTCGGCCTCGTCGCGCGGGCGCTCGCGGCGCCGCGACCAGACCAGGTAGACGACGCCACCGAACGCCAGCCACCCGAGCGCGAGCGCCCAGGTGAACGGGTCGATAAAGAGGCCGAGGAGGAGGTTACAGACGATGCCGAGAATCGGCGTCACGGGGTAGAACGGGACCTCGAACGGCCGCTGGAGGTCCGGTTGCTGGCTCCGGAGGCGGATGAGCGCGAGGTTCACGACGACGAAGCCCAGCAGTGAGAAGAGGCTGGCCAGGTTGCCGACGACCCGAATGGGAACGACGACGACGGCGACGAGCATCAACACCGCGCTCGCGGCGATGGCGGCGAGCGGCGTGCCGTACCGGTGGTGAAAGCGGCCGAGTCGCGCCGGCAACTGCCCCTCGCGCCCCATCGCGAACGCCACGCGCGAGGAGCCGATGACGACGGCGTTGAGGGCCGAAATCGTCGAGAAGACGGCGCCGAAGGCGATGAGCGACGCGCCGGTCCCGATGACGGGGAACCGGGGCATGAAGCCCTCGGCCGCCTGCGCGATGGCGGTCTCGCCCGCACCGCCCAGCGCCTCCGCGCCGAGGGTGCCGATGGCGACGAACACGACGAGGAGGTAGACGATGACCGTCACCACGACCGAGAGGATGATGGCCCGCGGGATGTTCACGCGGGGGTTCTCCACCTCTTCGGTCACGGTGGCGATGAGGTCGTAGCCCTGGAACGCGATGAACGTCAGCCCCATCGCCGGCAGGACCGAGAGCGCGCCCTTCGAGAACAGCGGCCGGAACTCACCCGTTCGCGCTGCCGTGAGGCCGAACGCGACGAACACGCCGAGGATGGCGATCTTGACGAGGGTGATGACCGTCTCGCCCTTGCCGGAGGCCTCCGTCGAGAGGGCGTTCAGCGTCACCAGCGCGGCGACGGCGAAGAGCGCGTAGCCGACGGCCGGACCCGGCAGTTCGATGCCGTAGAGGTGGCCCCACTCGATGAAGTTCGACGCGAACCCGAGCGCGTACAGCGACCCGGCGATCATGTAGGTGAACCACCGCGTCCACCCCATGACGAACGAGACGGGCGCCGAGAACACCTCGCGGACGTAGGCGTACCCGCCGCCGTTCCGCGGGATGGCGGCGGCGAGTTCCGCGTACGAGAGCGCCGTGAACGTCGTCACGCCGCCGTTGAGGGCGAACGCGACGATGGCCGCCGGTCCCGAGATGTCCACCGCCAGTCCCGTGAGGACGAAGATGCCCGCGCCGATCATCGCGCCGATACCGACCATCGTCGCGTCGAGTAAGCTCAGGCTGGCCGTCGGTTCCCGCCGTCCAGAGTGGCTCACGGTGTGTCCCCCGTGGCGACGTCCGATCGTCGGACCGAAGCGCCCATGTAGGTCGTACCTCTCAATGTACCACGATAAATGTCTGGTCGGGATATCTCGTGGACGAGCGCGACTAGCCAGCGCCGACTGCGTCCAGCGGCGTGTGGACGCAGATGACTGCGACCGCTCCCGCGGGACGACGCGAATGAACGCCGAGTTCGACCCGCCCGTCGACTATCGGACGAGCCTCGGCTTCGTCGGGTCGGTGATCAAGTACATGGCGATCGCGCCGCTGCTGCCGCTCGCCGTCGCCGTCTACTACGGCGAGAGCCCGCTGCCGTTCGTCGTGGCGATCGGCGTGATGGCGGTCGTCGGCGGAGGGCTCGAACGGCTCCGAACCGACCCCGACCTCGGTCACCGCGAGGCGTTCTTACTGGTGAGTCTGACGTGGCTCGCCGTTCCGCTCGTGGGAACCATCCCGTATCTCGTCGCCGGACAGGGGACCGTCGCCGACCCGGTGAACGCGCTGTTCGAGTCGATGTCGGGCTTTACGACCACCGGGGCGACCGTCCTCGGCGAGATATCCTTCGAGCAACACTCGCGGTCGATTCTGCTGTGGCGACAGCTGACCCAGTGGCTCGGCGGGATGGGTATCATCGTCCTCATGGTCGCCATCCTCCCCGAACTCTCGGTCGGCGGCGCACAGGTCGTCGACCAGGAAGCCCCCGGGCTCTCTATCGAGAAGTTGACGCCGCGAATTCGCGACACCGCACGGATCCTCTGGCGCATCTACATCGGGTTCACCGTCGCCGCGATGGTCGTGTACTACGGGCTCCACCTCGCGGGGTGGCGCCGAACATGGGCGCGTACAACGCCGTCGCGCACGCGCTCACGACCATGCCGACCGGCGGGTTCTCTCCTGAAGCACGGAGCGTCGAAGCCTTCTCGCCGGCGGTTCAGTGGGCGATCACGTTCTTCATGGTCGTCGCCGGAACGAACTTCGCGCTCTTCTGGTACGTCCTCGACGGCGAACCGACGCGACTGACGAACAACGCCGAGTTCCGCACCTACCTGTTCGCGATGGGGGTCGTCGGCGCGCTGCTCGCCGCCCTCCTCTTTACCGGCGTCGGACTCGACGCCGTTCCGTCCGGTCTCGACCCCATCCCGGGTGACCTCGAACACGCGCTTCGCCAGGCGGCGTTCCAGACCGCCGCCGTCGTCACCACGACGGGGTACGCCAGCATGGACTTCAACACGTGGGACCAGTCGGCGCAGGTCGTTCTGCTGTTGGCGATGTTCCTCGGCGGGTCGGCCGGATCGGCCGCCGGGTCGGTGAAGATCATCCGCTGGTATCTCATCCAGAAGGCGGCCGTCCGCGAACTGTTCACCTCGGTCCACCCCGAGGCGGTTCGTCCGGTCCGCCTCGCGGACGAGGTCATCGACGAGTCGACGATTCGCGGGCTGTTCGTCTTCACCATGACCTTCCTCGCCATCTTCGCCGTCTCGACGGTTCTCATCTACCTCGACAGCCTGCGAGTCGGGCTCGAACTGACGGGTATCGAGGCCGTCAGCGCCGCCATCGCGACGCTCGG
Proteins encoded:
- a CDS encoding energy-coupling factor ABC transporter ATP-binding protein — its product is MTTPVLRARDLHYAYPDGTVALSGIDLDVAAGERVAVTGPNGSGKSTLLQVLGGLVEPSGGHVEYFGETTTAETVRERLGVVLQDPDDSLFNTTVRADIEYGPAQLGVPREEADRRVRVLADALDLDGLLDKPPHRLSGGEKKRAALACVLSFEPCVLLLDEPTSAVDAPRTADVLDILDRRHRAGTTLVTVTPDVELIPRVADRVVVVGPAGELVADGPVADVLTDPETLATAGLEPPATVRLFDRLGWDDPPVDVDDALDRLEAKGLARR
- a CDS encoding NUDIX hydrolase, which gives rise to METTRHFTATVYLVHDGATALHEHPRLDIRLPPGGHIDRDELPHEAALREAREETGLEPTLLTDHAEVASETSRAIPRPRHLMLADVNRYGDQVGHQHIDHVFFATVDSRALTPDDDEEPASAWDWYTTRELRAADVDNDVRELGAEAVAAAAEYSG
- a CDS encoding SPW repeat domain-containing protein is translated as MSTESDTDPIPEYAAWLLVLVGLWTLASPFVYPVDGAAFNNTIGIGVVTTALALVIAVGLRNE
- a CDS encoding DUF429 domain-containing protein; this translates as MSVAGVDGCYDGWVAIVLEGTDATTVVEESFSAVWDECNTCDSVLVDVPVGLVSGSKSSEYIRACDTAARKRIASPSSVFQVPIREAVDAWKHAEDARKRDAAREAQREVTGRGLTSQALSLLDKIAEVDTFVGECSDVDDVSNRLAESHPELCFTALNGGRPLSRSKATRHSDAGLADRYDVLDDEFEGDTATTLWEALCQCRNVEAESDEHTPEVTFDDVLDAFVLALTARQDTATLPPSPESDCEIEWPMAMAYAPPGVFDDGDKTKLDAV
- a CDS encoding transcription initiation factor IIB, with amino-acid sequence MTESVRSYDPEQARARARTGEAEETEDESATADESVECPECGGPLATDTEHGETVCEHCGLVVEEDEIDHGPEWRAFDANEKDQKSRVGAPTTNMMHDKGLSTNIGWQNKDAYGNSLSSRQREKMQRLRTWNERFRTRDSKERNLKQALGEIDRMASALGLPDSVRETASVIYRRALQDDLLPGRSIEGVATASLYAAARQAGTPRSLDEITAVSRVEKDEIARTYRYVVRELKLEIKPADPEQYVPRFASDLDLSDESERRARQLLQNAKEAGIHSGKSPVGLAAAAVYAASLLTNEKVTQSEVSEVANISEVTIRNRYHELLEAEEQVQVP
- a CDS encoding hydroxyacid dehydrogenase encodes the protein MSTQWEVLLPAHIDPSGPASIDDFARCTGMDEYADVADALGDIGRYDAVIVRTTELDADVVERARRLQVISKHGAGLDNVDVDAASRRGIVVCNTPGANARSVAEHAMALLFGVRRNLRTADRHVRSGAWNRSTFAGHELTGDVLGLFGFGAIAREVADLARGMGQRVCTYDPYVADEDVPAGVERVADRLALFERADAVSVHAPLTSETRGVVSDEELHALGPDGLLVNTARGEVVDEAALVEALSGGRLGGAGLDTFAEEPPGEGHPLYARDDVLLTPHVGGVTAEALERMSRQAAANVRTVYEGGLPESTVNREALEEAGR
- the gatC gene encoding Asp-tRNA(Asn)/Glu-tRNA(Gln) amidotransferase subunit GatC, with the protein product MSDSPVDSEEVRHVAELARVDLADEEVEEFAAQFADILAYFDALDEVPEIEADEDLVNVMRPDEVREGLSQEEALSNATETEAGYFKGPRVS
- the gatA gene encoding Asp-tRNA(Asn)/Glu-tRNA(Gln) amidotransferase subunit GatA, encoding MASLNAFITEERIESDADGPLAGKTVAVKDNISTEGVRTTCGSAMLDDYVAPYDATVVSRLKDAGATIVGKSNMDEFGMGTTTETSAFGPTRNPVDTDRVPGGSSGGSAAAVTAGEADLALGSDTGGSIRCPAAFCGVVGIKPTYGLVSRYGLVAYANSLEQIGPIAPSVSEAASLLDVISGEDANDSTTVAEGDDSDYAAAAGGDVDGLTLGVPTELIEGADEGVVETFWDSISELEAQGATYEEVSLESIEHALAAYYVIATSEASSNLARFDGVRYGLSGGEGNWNESFARAREEGFGAEVKRRILLGTYALSAGYHDKYYKKAQDARAWVRRDFEGVFDDVDLVASPTMPVLPPELGESLDDPLQLYLMDANTVPVNLANLPAISVPAGEADGLPVGLQLVAPKFDESTMIRAASAVE